The Gemmatimonadaceae bacterium genome window below encodes:
- a CDS encoding tyrosine recombinase XerC, which yields MSEAPPELALPNEIADFLEHLEKERNDSPNTVTAYRRDLHALVAFLASYYGTQAWTWEGVDRLAIRAFMSHLLRRGLSKRSVARTLSAVRSFYRFLHRNEQVTANPARGVGSPKLDKRLPGYLDRAQIDLLFQQAETRAWSGRFADVRNLAILEVFYSTGMRLSELAGIDMRDLDLVSQQVKVRGKGRKERIIPLGDHAVLALRNYELKRDALRRDRGSAADRSALFLSKTGKRIGVRMVQAVVGALLRQIDEDAELSVHSLRHTFATHLLDAGADLRAVQELLGHASISTTQIYTHTSVERLKAVYIKAHPRA from the coding sequence ATGAGCGAAGCGCCGCCTGAGCTCGCGCTCCCGAACGAGATCGCCGACTTTCTCGAGCACCTCGAGAAAGAGCGAAACGATTCGCCTAACACCGTAACGGCGTACCGCCGCGATTTGCACGCGTTGGTTGCGTTCCTGGCGAGCTACTACGGAACGCAGGCCTGGACATGGGAAGGCGTCGACCGTCTCGCGATTCGCGCCTTCATGAGCCATTTGCTCCGGCGCGGCCTCTCGAAGCGTTCCGTGGCGCGGACGTTGTCGGCTGTTCGGAGCTTCTATCGTTTCCTGCACCGCAACGAGCAGGTCACGGCAAACCCTGCGCGAGGTGTCGGCTCGCCCAAGCTCGACAAACGACTCCCCGGATATCTCGATCGTGCGCAAATCGATCTGCTCTTTCAGCAAGCGGAGACGCGGGCATGGAGCGGGAGGTTCGCCGACGTCCGCAACCTCGCCATCCTCGAGGTGTTTTACTCGACCGGAATGCGGCTGTCCGAGCTGGCGGGCATCGACATGCGCGACCTGGATCTCGTTTCGCAGCAAGTCAAGGTGCGCGGCAAGGGGCGCAAGGAACGCATCATCCCGTTAGGCGATCACGCGGTGCTCGCATTGCGCAACTACGAGCTCAAGCGCGACGCGCTGCGGCGCGATCGCGGCAGCGCCGCGGATCGCTCGGCCTTGTTCCTCTCGAAGACCGGCAAGCGGATCGGGGTGCGAATGGTTCAGGCCGTCGTCGGCGCATTGCTGCGTCAGATCGACGAGGACGCCGAGCTGTCCGTTCATTCTCTTCGCCATACGTTCGCGACGCATCTGCTGGATGCCGGCGCCGACCTCCGTGCCGTCCAGGAACTGCTCGGACATGCGTCCATTTCCACCACACAGATTTACACACATACCAGCGTCGAGCGACTGAAAGCGGTATACATCAAAGCGCACCCGCGAGCATAA
- the hslV gene encoding ATP-dependent protease subunit HslV, with translation MPGLPTIRATTILGVRRDGKVALGGDGQVTVGETVMKANAQKVRTLRGGKVLAGFAGAAADAFTLFEKFEEKLDRFPENLPRAAVELAKEWRSDRVLRRLEALLAVADRQHGFIISGTGELIEPEDGILAIGSGGSYALASARALLAHSNLAPAAIVRHSLEIAGDICIYTNRNITVLEL, from the coding sequence ATGCCAGGTCTGCCAACCATACGTGCTACCACCATCCTCGGCGTCCGACGCGACGGGAAAGTCGCGCTTGGCGGCGACGGGCAGGTGACGGTCGGCGAGACCGTGATGAAGGCGAACGCGCAGAAGGTGCGAACGCTGCGTGGCGGCAAAGTGCTGGCTGGTTTCGCCGGAGCGGCCGCCGACGCATTCACACTCTTCGAGAAGTTCGAGGAAAAGCTCGATCGCTTTCCCGAAAATCTGCCTCGCGCGGCTGTCGAGCTAGCCAAAGAATGGCGAAGCGACCGCGTGTTGCGACGCCTCGAGGCATTGCTGGCCGTCGCCGATCGACAGCATGGCTTCATTATCTCGGGGACCGGCGAGCTCATTGAGCCGGAAGATGGTATTCTTGCGATCGGATCGGGCGGCTCGTATGCGCTCGCGTCGGCGCGCGCGCTGCTCGCACATTCGAATCTTGCGCCGGCGGCCATCGTGCGGCACAGCCTGGAAATCGCGGGCGACATCTGCATCTACACGAATAGAAACATCACTGTTCTGGAACTGTGA
- the hslU gene encoding ATP-dependent protease ATPase subunit HslU: MPSKHTQQAIARLADLTPRQIVAELDRYIVGQGDAKKAVAIALRNRWRRQQAPEGIRDEISPNNIILIGPTGVGKTEIARRLARLAGAPFSKVEASKFTEVGYVGRDVESMVRDLVESAIDMVRTERENEVEDLAYERVDERLLDLLLPRPSEATAEGQRGAASAAAGGAGSGPSLFVVSSGGEVEREGGTPEATKERYSRTRDKLRQLLRDGQLEDREVEVEVTQQGAPMFDMLVPQGAGEGVENFTEMLQDMMPKRRKKRTVKVSEARRILLDQELEKLVDMEDVTSDALERVEKMGIIFLDEIDKIAGERSQMGGPDVSREGVQRDLLPIVEGSNVQTKYGMVKTDHVLFIAAGAFHVSKPSDLIPELQGRFPIRVELKPLTEQDFVRIMTEPENALTKQYAALVSAEGAPLTFTDDAIAELARIATGVNERMENIGARRLHTVMSSLLEDVLYDLPDRGTKPITIDGATVRDRLKAIVDDEDLRRYIL, translated from the coding sequence ATGCCTTCCAAGCACACGCAGCAAGCAATCGCACGACTGGCCGATCTCACACCGCGGCAAATCGTCGCCGAGCTCGACCGGTACATCGTTGGGCAGGGCGACGCGAAGAAGGCCGTGGCTATCGCGCTGCGCAACCGGTGGCGCCGACAGCAAGCGCCCGAAGGCATTCGCGACGAGATCTCGCCTAACAACATCATCCTCATCGGTCCGACCGGCGTCGGCAAAACGGAAATCGCCCGCCGTCTCGCTCGGCTGGCCGGCGCTCCGTTCAGCAAGGTGGAAGCATCGAAGTTCACCGAAGTCGGCTACGTGGGACGCGATGTGGAGTCGATGGTGCGCGACCTTGTCGAGAGCGCGATCGACATGGTGCGCACGGAGCGCGAGAACGAAGTCGAAGACCTCGCCTACGAGCGGGTCGACGAGCGGTTGCTGGATCTCCTGTTGCCGCGACCGAGCGAAGCGACCGCCGAAGGGCAGCGCGGCGCGGCGTCGGCCGCTGCGGGCGGCGCGGGAAGCGGTCCGTCATTGTTCGTCGTGTCGTCCGGTGGCGAGGTGGAGCGGGAGGGCGGGACTCCGGAAGCCACGAAGGAGCGCTACAGCCGCACGCGAGACAAGCTGCGCCAGCTGCTGCGTGACGGACAACTCGAGGACCGGGAAGTCGAAGTCGAGGTGACCCAGCAGGGTGCTCCGATGTTCGACATGCTGGTGCCGCAAGGCGCCGGCGAAGGCGTCGAGAACTTCACCGAGATGCTGCAGGACATGATGCCCAAGCGGCGGAAGAAGCGAACGGTGAAAGTCTCGGAGGCGCGGAGGATTCTCCTCGACCAGGAACTCGAGAAGTTGGTCGACATGGAGGATGTCACGTCGGACGCGTTGGAACGCGTCGAGAAGATGGGAATCATTTTCCTCGACGAGATCGACAAGATTGCGGGAGAGCGTTCGCAGATGGGCGGTCCCGACGTGTCTCGCGAGGGAGTACAGCGCGATCTCCTGCCGATCGTCGAGGGTTCGAACGTGCAGACCAAGTACGGCATGGTGAAGACGGACCATGTCCTCTTCATCGCGGCCGGCGCTTTCCACGTGTCGAAGCCGAGCGATCTCATTCCGGAACTGCAGGGCCGGTTCCCGATTCGCGTGGAGCTCAAGCCGCTCACCGAGCAAGACTTCGTCCGCATCATGACGGAGCCGGAGAATGCGCTGACGAAGCAGTACGCGGCGCTGGTCTCGGCGGAGGGTGCGCCGCTCACGTTTACCGATGATGCGATCGCCGAGCTTGCGCGGATCGCCACGGGCGTGAACGAGCGCATGGAGAACATCGGCGCGCGGCGCCTGCACACAGTGATGTCGTCGCTGCTCGAGGACGTCCTGTACGATTTGCCCGACCGCGGCACCAAGCCGATCACGATCGATGGCGCGACGGTGCGCGACCGTCTCAAGGCCATCGTCGACGATGAAGACCTGCGCCGGTACATTCTATGA
- a CDS encoding DNA topoisomerase, with amino-acid sequence EITPHQHFTEPPPRFSEASLVKELERLGIGRPSTYASIISVLADRHYVTLEQRRFTPTPLGETVAKIMVHQFPDIFNVAFTSNMEGELDKIEEGEMGWRRVLEEFYGPFSQSLDKANIEDLIARAHDLSVIEKERCPKDGGRLVPKGGIFGPYLACENRPDCDYTKPLGRDRKPAVLTDEICHECGARMVIRHGRSGEFLGCSRFPKCRGTRALPTGVKCPKDGGDIIQLRSKRGGRAFYGCVNHPNCDFVAWNKPTLEQCPDCGFVGAEMKSTKARGEFRKCLKCGNEWDVAPVAEPAAAAG; translated from the coding sequence GAAATCACGCCGCACCAGCACTTCACCGAACCGCCACCGCGCTTCAGCGAGGCGAGTTTGGTCAAGGAGCTGGAGCGTCTGGGTATCGGCCGCCCGTCCACATACGCGTCCATCATTTCCGTGCTCGCCGACCGTCACTACGTGACGCTCGAGCAGCGGCGGTTCACGCCCACGCCGTTAGGCGAGACCGTCGCCAAGATCATGGTCCACCAGTTCCCCGACATCTTCAACGTCGCCTTCACGTCGAACATGGAAGGCGAGCTCGACAAGATCGAAGAAGGCGAGATGGGTTGGCGTCGTGTGCTGGAAGAGTTCTATGGCCCGTTCTCCCAGTCGCTCGACAAGGCGAACATCGAGGACCTCATTGCGCGGGCGCACGATCTGTCCGTCATTGAAAAGGAGCGCTGTCCCAAGGACGGCGGACGCCTCGTGCCGAAGGGCGGCATCTTCGGTCCGTACCTGGCGTGCGAAAACAGACCAGACTGCGACTACACCAAGCCTCTCGGCCGTGATCGCAAGCCGGCGGTCCTAACGGATGAGATCTGCCACGAATGCGGTGCGCGAATGGTCATTCGCCACGGCCGGTCCGGTGAGTTTTTGGGTTGTAGCAGATTCCCGAAGTGCCGCGGTACACGCGCCTTGCCAACGGGTGTGAAATGCCCCAAGGACGGCGGCGATATCATCCAACTGCGCTCCAAGCGCGGGGGTCGCGCGTTTTATGGCTGCGTGAACCACCCCAATTGCGATTTCGTCGCCTGGAACAAGCCGACGTTGGAGCAGTGCCCGGACTGCGGTTTCGTGGGCGCTGAAATGAAGTCGACGAAGGCGCGCGGCGAATTCCGGAAGTGCCTCAAGTGCGGCAACGAGTGGGATGTAGCACCCGTTGCGGAGCCGGCCGCCGCCGCGGGCTAG
- the trmFO gene encoding methylenetetrahydrofolate--tRNA-(uracil(54)-C(5))-methyltransferase (FADH(2)-oxidizing) TrmFO produces the protein MITVVGGGLAGSEAAWQLAERGHEVTLVEMRPVVRTPAHKTDRLAELVCSNTFKSTEETNAHGLLKREMRLLGSLVLWAADQARVPGGSALAVDRELFAAAVTERIATHPRISVERREVTDLPVPSIVATGPLTSDALAQAMRARLGVEALAFYDAIAPVVDRDSIDLGVAFRASRYGKETMPDAGADGAYLNCPLDRQQYADFIDALVAADLYAAHDFDSVPYFEGCMPVEEMARRGRDTLRFGPLKPVGLKDPRTAREPFAVVQLRREDRGARMWNIVGFQTRLRIPDQQRVFRLIPGLENAEFLRFGSIHRNSYLNTPAALSSHLALRDEPRVLFAGQITGVEGYTESTATGLIAGLNMARLMEGMEPVLPPPTTMIGALYRYLREARPEHFQPMNANFALLDELDEHIRDKRRKRELLAERAIAAIETWRTETNAHAFVP, from the coding sequence ATGATCACCGTCGTTGGCGGCGGCCTCGCCGGATCCGAAGCAGCCTGGCAGCTTGCAGAGCGCGGACACGAAGTCACGCTGGTCGAAATGCGCCCGGTGGTCCGTACACCGGCCCATAAAACCGATCGCCTCGCTGAGCTCGTGTGTTCGAATACCTTCAAGAGCACCGAAGAGACAAACGCGCACGGGCTCCTCAAGCGTGAGATGCGACTACTCGGCTCGCTCGTCTTATGGGCGGCCGACCAGGCGCGAGTCCCCGGCGGTTCCGCTCTCGCAGTGGATCGCGAGCTCTTCGCGGCTGCCGTCACAGAACGCATTGCGACCCATCCTCGCATTTCCGTGGAACGCCGGGAGGTCACCGACCTTCCGGTGCCAAGCATCGTTGCCACCGGCCCGCTTACTTCGGACGCACTCGCACAAGCGATGCGAGCGCGGCTCGGCGTTGAGGCGCTCGCGTTCTATGATGCAATTGCCCCGGTCGTCGATCGCGATTCGATAGATCTCGGTGTCGCGTTTCGGGCGTCGCGCTACGGCAAGGAAACGATGCCCGATGCCGGCGCAGATGGCGCCTACCTCAATTGTCCGCTCGACCGCCAGCAATACGCAGACTTTATCGACGCGCTCGTGGCAGCGGACTTGTATGCAGCGCACGATTTCGACTCCGTGCCGTACTTCGAAGGCTGCATGCCGGTCGAAGAAATGGCGCGCCGCGGGCGCGACACGCTCCGCTTTGGGCCGCTCAAACCCGTTGGCCTCAAAGATCCGAGAACAGCTCGCGAACCCTTTGCGGTCGTGCAGCTGCGCCGGGAAGATCGAGGCGCGCGAATGTGGAACATCGTCGGATTCCAAACGCGTCTCCGGATTCCGGACCAACAGCGCGTATTCCGACTCATTCCCGGACTCGAGAACGCAGAGTTCCTGCGATTCGGTTCGATTCACCGCAATTCGTATCTCAACACGCCGGCGGCGCTGTCATCGCATCTCGCGTTGCGAGACGAGCCGCGCGTGCTCTTCGCGGGTCAGATCACGGGCGTCGAAGGCTATACCGAAAGCACGGCCACCGGCCTCATCGCTGGTCTCAACATGGCCCGCTTGATGGAAGGCATGGAACCGGTGCTCCCCCCGCCCACCACGATGATCGGCGCTCTGTATCGGTATCTGCGCGAGGCGCGGCCGGAACACTTTCAGCCGATGAACGCCAACTTCGCACTGCTCGACGAACTGGACGAACACATCCGAGACAAGCGGCGCAAGCGCGAACTACTCGCGGAGCGTGCGATCGCAGCAATCGAGACCTGGCGCACCGAGACGAATGCGCACGCATTTGTCCCATGA